One part of the Quercus lobata isolate SW786 chromosome 7, ValleyOak3.0 Primary Assembly, whole genome shotgun sequence genome encodes these proteins:
- the LOC115953136 gene encoding oxysterol-binding protein-related protein 3A-like yields the protein MDSTDPKKGGGFFSSIAASISNFGSAMSKSVNGLIGYEGLEVVNPEGGTEDAEDEARKGRWKQEDRDSYWKIMQKYVGSDVTSMVTLPVLIFEPMSMLQKMAELMEYSYLLDLADECEDPYMRLMYATTWFISVYYALQRTWKPFNPILGETYEMVNHGGITFISEQVSHHPPISAGHAENEHFIYDITSKVKTKFLGNSVDIYPIGRSRVTLKRDGVVLDLVPPPTKVNNLIFGRTWVDSPGEMVLTNLTTGDKVVLYFQPCGWFGAGRYEVDGYVYDAAEEPKILMTGKWNESMSYQPCDSEGEPLPGTELKEAWRVAKAPENDRFQYTHFAHKLNSFDTAPNKLLESDSRLRPDRSALESGDLSQAGFEKSRLEERQRAEKRSRESKGHQFTPKWFDPTSEVTPTPWGDLEIYCYNGKYTEHRAAIDSSDGVKETDVSSKEFNPWQYEISSPE from the exons ATGGATTCCACGGATCCGAAGAAAGGAGGTGGGTTTTTCTCCTCCATCGCTGCGAGTATATCGAATTTTGGTAGCGCTATGAGCAAATCAGTCAACGG TTTAATTGGTTACGAAGGACTTGAAGTTGTTAATCCCGAAGGAGGAACTGAAGATGCTGAAGATGAAGCAAGAAAAGGAAGATGGAAACAGGAG GATCGGGATAGTTATTGGAAAATAATGCAAAAGTATGTAGGCTCCGATGTCACATCAATGGTGACACTTCCAGTACTTATTTTTGAACCAATGTCAATGCTGCAGAAAATGGCCGAG CTGATGGAATACTCCTACCTGTTAGATCTGGCAGATGAATGTGAAGATCCCTACATGCGATTGATGTATGCTA CAACATGGTTTATATCTGTCTACTATGCGCTCCAAAGAACCTGGAAACCATTTAATCCAATTCTTGGTGAGACTTATGAAATGGTTAATCATGGTGGCATTACATTCATATCAGAACAG gTTAGTCATCACCCTCCAATAAGTGCTGGACATGCTGAGAATGAACATTTCATTTATGACATAACTTCAAAggtgaaaaccaaatttttagGGAACTCAGTTGATATCTATCCTATTGGAAG GTCTCGAGTAACCCTCAAAAGAGATGGTGTAGTCCTTGATTTGGTGCCCCCTCCAACAAAAGTAAACAACTTAATCTTTGGACGAACTTGGGTTGACTCACCAGGGGAGATGGTCTTGACAAATTTGACCACTGGAGACAAAGTTGTGCTTTATTTTCAACCATGTGGCTGGTTTGG AGCTGGTCGCTACGAAGTGGATGGGTATGTATATGATGCTGCTGAGGAACCCAAGATATTGATGACTGGCAAATGGAATGAATCAATGAGTTATCAACCCTGTGACTCAGAAGGGGAACCACTTCCTGGCACTGAACTGAAAGAG GCTTGGAGAGTTGCTAAAGCACCGGAAAATGACAGATTCCAGTATACACATTTTGCACACAAGCTAAACAGCTTTGACACTGCTCCCAATAAGTTATTGGAATCAGATTCTCGTTTGCGTCCTGATAGATCGGCACTCGAGAGCGGTGACCTATCCCAAGCTGGTTTTGAGAAGAGCAG ACTGGAGGAGAGGCAGAGAGCTGAAAAGAGAAGCCGAGAGTCCAAGGGCCATCAGTTCACTCCGAAATGGTTTGACCCTACCAGTGAAGTTACTCCTACACCTTGGGGTGACTTGGAAATATACTGCTACAATGGCAAATATACTGAACACCGGGCTGCTATTGATAGCTCAGATGGCGTCAAAGAGACTGATGTTTCATCAAAAGAGTTCAATCCCTGGCAATATGAAATATCGAGCCCTGAATGA
- the LOC115953653 gene encoding RHOMBOID-like protein 2 — MAGVQPSEVHIRINSKRHSRRMIHPVEIDPPPLPPSSTSATASPAVYQEVKHFKKWVPWMIPAVVIANTIVFFITMYVNNCPKNSVSCIATFLGRLSFQPFKENPLLGPSSSTLEKMGALDVNKVVHGHQGWRLISCNWLHAGLFHILANMLSLLVIGIRLEREFGFVRIGLLYAISGLGGSMLSSLFIQTNISVGASGAVFGLLGGMLSELITNWTLYANKFAALLTLVIIVVVNLAVGILPHMDNFAHIGGFFSGFLLGFVFLIRPQFGWVSQRYAPTASNKPKFKMYQCILWVISLVLLIVGFTVGMVLLLRGVDANDHCSWCHYLSCVPTSKWSCNTQPVSCSTTQTGNQLSITCSNNGKSGTYTLPNATNSEIQGLCLQLCS, encoded by the exons ATGGCGGGTGTTCAACCATCAGAGGTCCACATAAGGATCAATTCCAAGCGTCACAGCAGAAGGATGATACACCCAGTTGAGATAGACCCACCTCCACTTCCACCATCATCAACATCAGCAACAGCAAGCCCTGCTGTTTACCAAGAAGTCAAGCATTTCAAGAAATGGGTGCCTTGGATGATACCTGCTGTTGTGATTGCCAATACAATCGTGTTCTTCATCACCATGTACGTCAACAACTGCCCCAAGAACTCTGTCTCTTGCATTGCTACCTTTTTGGGTCGCCTCTCCTTCCAACCCTTCAAGGAGAACCCTCTTCTTGGTCCTTCCTCTTCTAC GCTAGAAAAGATGGGGGCTTTGGATGTGAATAAAGTGGTACACGGCCACCAGGGGTGGCGCCTCATTTCTTGCAATTGGTTACATGCTGGGCTTTTCCATATTTTGGCAAACATGTTGAGTCTTTTAGTTATTGGAATTCGGCTTGAGCGTGAATTTGGCTTTG TACGAATTGGGTTGCTATATGCAATCTCTGGATTGGGGGGGAGCATGTTATCTTCACTTTTCATCCAGACAAACATCTCTGTTGGTGCTTCTGGTGCAGTTTTTGGCTTATTAGGAGGAATGCTTTCTGAACTCATAACTAATTGGACATTGTATGCTAATAAG TTTGCAGCATTATTGACCCTCGTGATCATCGTTGTGGTAAACTTGGCAGTGGGAATCCTCCCACACATGGACAATTTTGCTCACATTGGAGGATTTTTTTCTGGTTTTCTtcttgggtttgtgtttctgaTACGCCCGCAATTTGGATGGGTTAGCCAAAGATATGCTCCTACTGCTTCAAATAAACCTAAATTCAAGATGTACCAGTGCATATTGTGGGTTATTTCTCTAGTCCTTTTAATTGTTGG GTTTACTGTTGGCATGGTTTTGCTCCTCCGGGGAGTTGATGCAAATGATCATTGTTCTTGGTGTCATTATTTGTCTTGTGTCCCCACTTCAAAATGGAGCTGCAACACGCAGCCTGTATCCTGCTCG ACAACCCAGACAGGCAACCAGTTGAGCATCACTTGCTCAAACAATGGTAAATCCGGTACATATACATTGCCAAACGCAACCAATTCTGAAATCCAAGGGCTATGCCTTCAGCTTTGCAGTTGA